A genomic stretch from Chitinophaga agri includes:
- a CDS encoding contractile injection system tape measure protein, translated as MEQQHAIRKLVVEVQLPSREEAFSLQGALSTRCNTELVPMLAELLDGWADPDTLLQIDKLEIDLGSCSIQALREDLPELVITYLRKHFQGMLTTGSPGLQLQRRPLVQGHFDSWLHFMEHGVLPSSAVKWEQEEWEAGILTALATETPALRRCQQLFVDHSYAVRRLVIQFSRGFIYNWILACSAGAHRQSLVLMEEWETFVFSTRFANALEQQFKSIRSMPPVLPEHTIYAERVMEWLIREIVVTGKTISHPALLEQLIRLLGSGKELPDYLFALERVAIAGVKMPVTVHEAVAAVAGRYGGELSVRRQQFSRGNDAERQLMEQDGGKMQQPSAEKNAHTERGPADLHQRQVKRKSAADGEGTGMKDNKRSSIQPDNASAEGTAPFKTHPEKSDVERKEAYAATDSETFSDNKVPEKDDRLPGHLPEEGTVYYINNAGLILLHPYLSYCFDALGLREGREFKDAAARHKAVQLVGYMAYGEGDIPEYDLVLPKLLCGITPAEPIKRFVPLSDVEKEEADQLLTAVITHWNALGNTSPDGLRGNFLLREGKLEWKEEEWQLYVTRQAYDMLLNRLPWGFSVVGLSWMPWLIKTVWI; from the coding sequence ATGGAACAACAACATGCTATAAGAAAACTGGTGGTGGAGGTGCAATTGCCTTCCAGGGAGGAGGCTTTTTCTCTTCAGGGGGCGTTGAGCACGCGCTGCAATACTGAGCTGGTGCCGATGCTGGCGGAGCTGCTGGACGGTTGGGCTGATCCAGATACGTTGTTACAGATAGATAAGCTGGAAATTGATCTGGGTAGTTGCAGCATACAGGCATTACGTGAAGATCTGCCGGAACTGGTGATCACCTATCTGCGTAAACATTTCCAGGGCATGCTGACAACCGGTTCACCCGGGCTGCAATTACAAAGGCGTCCGCTGGTACAGGGACACTTTGACAGCTGGTTGCATTTTATGGAGCACGGCGTATTGCCATCTTCCGCCGTGAAGTGGGAACAGGAGGAATGGGAAGCGGGTATATTGACGGCACTGGCCACGGAAACACCGGCTTTGCGCAGATGTCAGCAGTTGTTTGTGGATCATTCATATGCTGTCAGACGACTGGTCATACAGTTCTCCCGGGGCTTCATTTATAACTGGATATTAGCCTGTAGCGCGGGTGCACACCGGCAGTCGCTGGTACTGATGGAAGAATGGGAAACATTTGTTTTCAGTACACGGTTTGCCAATGCACTAGAGCAACAATTTAAGTCGATACGATCTATGCCGCCTGTATTGCCGGAGCATACCATTTATGCGGAGCGTGTCATGGAGTGGCTGATCAGAGAAATCGTGGTCACCGGCAAAACGATCAGTCATCCGGCATTGCTGGAGCAGCTGATACGTCTACTGGGTTCCGGAAAAGAACTGCCGGATTATCTTTTTGCGCTCGAAAGGGTGGCTATAGCTGGCGTAAAAATGCCCGTAACAGTCCATGAGGCAGTCGCCGCAGTAGCAGGACGTTATGGTGGGGAACTGTCCGTGCGCAGGCAGCAATTTAGCAGAGGTAACGATGCAGAAAGACAGTTGATGGAACAAGATGGCGGAAAGATGCAGCAGCCATCGGCAGAGAAGAATGCACATACAGAAAGAGGGCCGGCCGACCTGCATCAGCGGCAGGTGAAGAGGAAATCTGCTGCAGATGGAGAAGGAACCGGGATGAAAGATAATAAGCGCTCATCAATACAGCCAGATAACGCATCAGCAGAAGGTACCGCCCCGTTTAAAACACACCCTGAAAAGTCAGACGTTGAGAGAAAGGAGGCTTATGCAGCAACGGATAGTGAAACATTTAGTGATAATAAAGTGCCAGAAAAGGATGATCGGCTACCAGGACATCTTCCCGAAGAAGGTACCGTGTATTATATCAATAATGCAGGCCTGATACTACTGCACCCTTATTTATCGTACTGTTTTGATGCCCTGGGACTAAGAGAAGGCCGCGAATTCAAAGACGCGGCAGCCAGACATAAGGCGGTGCAGCTAGTAGGGTATATGGCTTATGGAGAGGGCGATATTCCTGAATATGATCTTGTACTCCCCAAGTTATTGTGCGGTATTACGCCGGCGGAGCCGATCAAACGGTTTGTTCCGCTGTCGGACGTTGAGAAAGAAGAAGCGGATCAACTACTGACAGCTGTGATTACCCATTGGAATGCATTGGGTAATACTTCTCCAGATGGTTTGCGTGGAAATTTCCTGCTACGGGAAGGAAAACTGGAATGGAAGGAGGAAGAATGGCAATTGTACGTCACACGGCAGGCATATGATATGTTGCTTAACCGTTTGCCATGGGGTTTTAGTGTGGTCGGATTGTCATGGATGCCATGGCTGATAAAGACGGTATGGATCTGA